One genomic region from Amycolatopsis sp. FBCC-B4732 encodes:
- the wrbA gene encoding NAD(P)H:quinone oxidoreductase → MPEPTCHVAVVYYSATGTIFTLADAVRAGAADAGAEVRLRRVEEIVPVQAIARNGAWVEHLAGTGHIPVATHDDLLWADAIVFGTPARFGNVASQLKQFLDTLSGLWTRDLLADKVYSGFTSTASAHGGQESTLLALYNSAYHFGGVIVPPGYKDHHDDSGGNPYGASHVTGDDGSIAVDDTASTAARSQGHRVATMAAALKHGLAAA, encoded by the coding sequence ATGCCCGAGCCGACCTGTCACGTCGCCGTCGTCTACTACTCCGCGACCGGCACGATCTTCACCCTCGCCGACGCCGTGCGCGCCGGCGCCGCCGACGCCGGGGCGGAGGTGCGGCTACGGCGCGTCGAGGAGATCGTGCCCGTCCAGGCGATCGCCCGCAACGGCGCCTGGGTCGAGCACCTGGCCGGCACCGGGCACATCCCGGTGGCCACGCACGACGACCTGCTCTGGGCCGACGCGATCGTGTTCGGCACCCCGGCGCGGTTCGGGAACGTCGCGAGCCAGCTCAAGCAGTTCCTCGACACCCTGTCCGGGCTCTGGACGCGGGATCTGCTCGCGGACAAGGTCTACAGTGGATTCACCTCGACGGCGTCCGCGCACGGGGGCCAGGAATCGACGCTGTTGGCGCTGTACAACTCCGCGTATCACTTCGGCGGCGTCATCGTCCCGCCCGGGTACAAGGACCACCACGACGACTCCGGCGGAAACCCTTATGGGGCAAGCCACGTCACCGGCGACGACGGCTCGATCGCCGTCGACGACACGGCATCGACGGCGGCACGCTCGCAAGGTCACCGGGTCGCGACGATGGCCGCCGCCCTCAAGCACGGACTCGCCGCGGCATGA
- a CDS encoding RidA family protein: MSTTKFVTHPDGVHQPPGNAFSHAVVAGGLVHTSGQVGINPDGLLLDGFEGQAQQAFENLKVVLGACGAGLADVVKVNVLVAETADVRKYLPIAARYLADRPASTLHAVKAFAMPGLLFEVDAVAVLPR, translated from the coding sequence ATGAGCACCACGAAGTTCGTCACCCACCCCGACGGCGTGCACCAGCCGCCGGGCAACGCGTTCTCGCACGCGGTCGTCGCAGGTGGCCTGGTGCACACCTCGGGCCAGGTCGGCATCAACCCCGACGGTTTGCTGCTGGACGGTTTCGAGGGCCAGGCGCAGCAGGCGTTCGAGAACCTGAAGGTGGTGCTCGGCGCGTGCGGCGCCGGGCTGGCCGACGTGGTCAAGGTGAACGTCCTGGTCGCCGAGACCGCCGATGTCCGCAAGTACCTCCCGATCGCGGCCAGGTACCTCGCCGACCGCCCGGCGAGCACCCTGCACGCGGTGAAGGCCTTTGCCATGCCGGGGCTGCTGTTCGAGGTGGACGCGGTCGCGGTACTGCCGCGCTGA
- a CDS encoding antibiotic biosynthesis monooxygenase: protein MLVVISTFTVPPGKQRELLDLLRANAEEVLRHQPGFVTADLLATPDGTTVVNHARWTGAAAVRTMMEDPATRERMAPAWAIARPVVQQFTVSSTHVPAK from the coding sequence GTGCTCGTGGTGATCTCGACCTTCACGGTCCCGCCCGGAAAACAGCGAGAACTCCTGGACCTGTTGCGCGCCAATGCCGAGGAGGTGCTGCGCCACCAGCCCGGCTTCGTGACGGCAGACCTGCTGGCCACCCCCGACGGCACCACGGTCGTCAACCACGCCCGGTGGACCGGCGCGGCGGCCGTCCGCACGATGATGGAAGATCCGGCGACGCGGGAGCGGATGGCGCCCGCGTGGGCGATCGCCCGGCCGGTGGTGCAGCAGTTCACGGTGTCGTCGACGCACGTGCCGGCGAAGTGA
- a CDS encoding NAD(P)/FAD-dependent oxidoreductase: protein MRVVIAGAGLGGLCLAHGLCRDGVDVVVLERHPTRDSRPAGYGIHLNADGLRALHACLPGENWARLIETSAPAPDIVRFHDQDLRVLAERDHTGTPANTDPVTRRRAVNRDALRDALLLGCDDVIRWGTSFDRFEYTGDGVRVYSADGRAIDADLLVGADGANSRLREQRLPDLRRQDLGIVNVAGRVRLTPELASALPAMLIDGAVNNVVPARPGWMFLSTWDAGAETRYVVWAWAADRSTYPGDLGSTDLLELVRDRTATWAPPLRRIIAETDPATVAAIPLKTMPELPRWAPTAVTLLGDAIHTMTPMAGIGANTALRDAGTLRRHLAGDGGVPGYEDEMRGYANAALALSTRNARGAATTSRLPRHAFRTVLRLAEALPPVKQRMFPVS, encoded by the coding sequence ATGCGAGTCGTCATCGCCGGCGCCGGGCTCGGCGGCCTGTGCCTGGCCCACGGACTGTGCCGCGACGGCGTGGACGTCGTCGTACTCGAACGCCACCCGACCCGGGACTCCCGGCCCGCCGGCTACGGCATCCACCTCAACGCCGACGGCCTGCGCGCCCTGCACGCCTGTCTCCCCGGAGAGAACTGGGCGCGGCTGATCGAGACGTCGGCCCCGGCGCCGGACATCGTCCGCTTCCACGACCAAGACCTGCGGGTGCTCGCCGAGCGCGACCACACCGGCACCCCGGCCAACACCGATCCCGTCACGCGCCGGCGGGCGGTGAACCGTGACGCGCTGCGCGACGCCCTGCTCCTCGGCTGCGACGACGTGATCCGCTGGGGCACCTCGTTCGACCGCTTCGAGTACACCGGCGACGGCGTCCGCGTGTACAGCGCCGACGGCCGCGCGATCGACGCGGACCTGCTCGTCGGCGCCGACGGCGCGAACTCCCGCCTCCGCGAGCAGCGGCTGCCTGACCTCCGACGTCAGGACCTGGGCATCGTCAACGTCGCCGGCCGCGTCCGGCTGACTCCCGAGCTCGCAAGCGCGTTGCCGGCGATGCTCATCGACGGCGCCGTCAACAACGTGGTGCCCGCCCGGCCCGGCTGGATGTTCCTGTCCACCTGGGACGCCGGCGCCGAGACGCGGTACGTGGTGTGGGCGTGGGCCGCGGACCGCTCGACCTACCCGGGCGACCTCGGCAGCACCGACCTGCTCGAGCTGGTCCGGGACCGGACCGCCACCTGGGCGCCCCCGCTCCGGCGGATCATCGCCGAGACCGATCCGGCGACCGTCGCGGCAATCCCGCTCAAGACCATGCCGGAGCTGCCGCGGTGGGCACCGACGGCCGTCACCCTGCTGGGCGACGCGATCCACACCATGACCCCGATGGCCGGGATCGGCGCCAACACGGCGTTGCGCGACGCCGGCACGCTGCGCCGGCACCTGGCCGGCGACGGCGGTGTGCCGGGCTACGAAGACGAAATGCGCGGTTACGCCAACGCGGCGCTGGCGCTGTCCACCCGCAACGCCCGCGGCGCGGCGACGACGTCCCGGCTGCCGCGGCACGCCTTCCGGACGGTACTGCGCCTCGCCGAAGCGCTGCCGCCGGTCAAGCAGCGCATGTTCCCGGTCAGCTGA
- a CDS encoding MarR family winged helix-turn-helix transcriptional regulator — MTMRLGTARATDGPGDESPFALGLLLRRAHDRVAAELLGVLRPLELEFRHFIVLVALHRSGPMSQRALVGAVGSDKTTMVRVVDDLERAGLVTRDPRPGDRRVHTITPTPAGTAVFDTAHRHAEPVAAHLREGLGDVRLLLDLLTRLAFPGEA, encoded by the coding sequence ATGACGATGCGGCTGGGCACGGCGAGAGCGACGGACGGACCGGGCGACGAATCCCCGTTCGCCCTCGGCCTGCTGCTGCGGCGCGCCCACGACCGCGTCGCCGCGGAGCTGCTGGGCGTCCTGCGGCCGCTGGAGCTGGAGTTCCGGCACTTCATCGTGCTCGTCGCGCTCCACCGCAGTGGGCCGATGAGCCAGCGGGCGCTGGTCGGCGCCGTCGGCAGCGACAAGACCACGATGGTCCGCGTCGTCGACGACCTCGAGCGCGCCGGGCTCGTCACCCGCGACCCGCGACCCGGCGACCGGCGGGTGCACACGATCACCCCGACCCCCGCCGGCACAGCCGTGTTCGACACCGCCCACCGGCACGCCGAGCCCGTCGCCGCGCACCTGCGCGAAGGCCTCGGCGACGTCCGGCTCCTCCTGGACCTGCTCACCCGGCTCGCCTTTCCCGGCGAAGCCTGA
- a CDS encoding DUF3159 domain-containing protein: MNTNHEVRVPSEPAAPPRKNRWETAVVTAAPTVAFVAANAVGDLTAGLVTAAGTAIAAFGWRLYRRQPLRQAALGLLLVAACAVVAAVTGEARGFFLIPALIPFAVIAVCLTTVLIGRPLTGLILNRVAGGPADWRSVPRLRRIHTVSTLTCAAVNVVNGALQVSFYRGNQPLVLGAVHIATGPVFAVIVAVTIACVRRARRP, encoded by the coding sequence GTGAACACGAACCACGAAGTCCGCGTCCCGTCCGAACCCGCGGCCCCGCCGCGCAAGAACCGCTGGGAGACCGCCGTGGTGACCGCCGCGCCGACGGTGGCGTTCGTGGCCGCCAACGCCGTCGGCGATCTCACCGCAGGCCTCGTGACCGCCGCGGGCACCGCGATCGCCGCGTTCGGCTGGCGGCTGTATCGGCGTCAGCCGCTGCGCCAGGCCGCGCTGGGCTTGCTGCTGGTCGCGGCGTGCGCGGTGGTGGCCGCCGTCACCGGTGAGGCGCGCGGGTTCTTCCTCATCCCCGCGCTGATTCCGTTCGCGGTCATCGCCGTCTGCCTGACGACCGTCCTCATCGGACGCCCACTGACCGGCCTCATCCTCAACCGCGTCGCCGGCGGCCCCGCCGACTGGCGGTCGGTGCCCCGGCTGCGGCGGATCCACACGGTCTCGACGCTCACCTGCGCGGCGGTCAACGTCGTCAACGGTGCGCTCCAGGTGAGCTTCTACCGGGGCAACCAGCCCCTGGTCCTGGGCGCGGTGCACATCGCGACGGGCCCGGTGTTCGCCGTCATCGTGGCGGTGACGATCGCCTGCGTCCGCCGCGCCCGGCGTCCCTGA
- a CDS encoding IS3 family transposase: protein MKEGILRVWRGPGRGLCGARKVWGQLHREGIEVARCKVERLMRELGIGATDPPRRRRAG from the coding sequence CTGAAGGAGGGGATTCTCCGGGTGTGGCGTGGGCCGGGACGTGGTCTGTGCGGGGCACGGAAGGTCTGGGGCCAGCTCCATCGCGAGGGCATCGAGGTGGCGCGGTGCAAGGTCGAGCGGCTGATGCGCGAGCTGGGCATCGGGGCGACCGACCCGCCCCGGAGACGACGGGCTGGCTGA
- a CDS encoding GAF and ANTAR domain-containing protein has protein sequence MLDHDLPRAFDELAGAARSLTESFESDEGEQNVLDTIVAEAVRAFPDADMASITAFHHGEPETAAHSDPRAVEIDRGQYQAGTGPCLRAAETGDVVRIAMPDAADRFPEFARHASAFGVGSYLAAPLRVDDTLAGALNLFGFGDHGFAAAESHLITVYTTLVSFGLRSARRYRHAAEQCEHLTTAMRSRAVIEQAKGMLMAIHRVDAETAMRRLVTESQQTNTKLRDVAGRFVVEVSSRPRTAD, from the coding sequence ATGCTCGACCACGACCTGCCCCGCGCGTTCGACGAGCTCGCCGGCGCGGCCCGATCGCTGACCGAGTCCTTCGAGAGCGACGAAGGCGAACAAAACGTTCTCGACACCATCGTCGCCGAGGCTGTGCGAGCGTTCCCCGATGCCGATATGGCGAGCATCACCGCCTTCCACCACGGTGAACCCGAAACCGCCGCGCACTCCGACCCGCGCGCGGTCGAGATCGACCGCGGCCAGTACCAGGCCGGTACCGGCCCCTGCCTGCGCGCCGCCGAAACCGGTGACGTCGTGCGGATCGCCATGCCGGACGCGGCCGACCGGTTTCCCGAGTTCGCCCGCCACGCCTCCGCTTTCGGCGTCGGCAGCTACCTGGCCGCGCCCCTGCGCGTGGATGACACGCTCGCCGGTGCGCTGAACCTGTTCGGCTTCGGCGACCACGGGTTCGCCGCGGCGGAATCGCACCTGATCACCGTCTACACCACCCTCGTCTCGTTCGGGCTGCGCAGCGCGCGCCGCTACCGTCACGCGGCCGAACAGTGCGAGCACCTCACCACCGCCATGCGGTCCCGCGCGGTGATCGAACAAGCCAAGGGCATGCTCATGGCCATTCACCGCGTCGACGCCGAAACCGCCATGCGGAGACTGGTCACCGAATCCCAGCAGACCAACACCAAGCTGCGCGACGTCGCCGGCCGATTCGTCGTCGAGGTTTCGAGTCGGCCGAGGACCGCTGACTGA
- a CDS encoding glycoside hydrolase family 15 protein: protein MSERYLPIAEHGLIGDLRTAAVVGTDGGISWFCAPRFDSPSVFGALLDADDGGRWALHPVCEVTNRHQFYIPDSNILVTRFLTEDGIVEVQDFMPIRCRRDPEHRQRLVRRVVNIRGHVRLRTDVRPRFDYGRAAHRTETDGTGTVFEGPGLRLGLRTSIPLEPADGGLGGEFDLGPGDTAVFVLEVLDGDLPAGPLDDEVEDLFRATVGFWRSWIEQSTYTGRWREMVHRSALLLKLLTHEPSGAIIAAPTCGLPEQVGGERNWDYRHVWIRDAAFSLYALLRLGFTCEAEDFFSWLTDRFDDPGDGDLGPLRVMYTIDGEPAREEEVLDHWEGYRGSAPVRIGNAAARQLQLDIYGELIDSIYLFDKYSAGISHQAWHNLVRVLDWLFEHWDQPDEGIWEARSGRQDHTFSRLMCWVGIERMIRVARRRGLPADLGRWTSVRDEIYEQIQTRGWSAEENSFSQRYDGFAPDASLLLMPLVKFCSPTDPRFVSTMAALERSLVVDSLVFRYDPDEAPDGVDGAEGTFSICSFWYVEALARTGRVEDARLALEKMFTYANHVGLYAEQIGLTGDQLGNFPQAFTHLSLISSAINLDRALDG from the coding sequence ATGAGCGAGCGGTACCTCCCGATCGCCGAGCACGGTCTCATCGGCGACCTGCGCACCGCCGCCGTCGTCGGCACCGACGGCGGGATCAGCTGGTTCTGCGCACCCCGGTTCGACTCCCCCAGCGTGTTCGGCGCCCTGCTCGACGCCGACGACGGCGGCCGGTGGGCGCTGCACCCCGTGTGCGAAGTGACCAACCGGCACCAGTTCTACATCCCCGACTCCAACATCCTGGTCACCCGCTTCCTCACCGAGGACGGCATCGTCGAGGTCCAGGACTTCATGCCGATCCGGTGCCGGCGCGACCCGGAGCACCGGCAGCGGCTGGTGCGCCGGGTCGTCAACATCCGCGGCCACGTCCGCCTGAGGACCGACGTCCGCCCCCGCTTCGACTACGGCCGCGCGGCACACCGGACCGAAACCGACGGGACCGGGACCGTCTTCGAAGGCCCGGGGCTGCGGCTGGGCCTGCGCACGTCGATCCCGCTGGAGCCCGCCGACGGCGGTCTCGGCGGCGAGTTCGACCTCGGCCCCGGCGACACCGCCGTGTTCGTGCTCGAGGTGCTCGACGGCGACCTGCCCGCCGGCCCGCTGGACGACGAGGTCGAAGACCTCTTCCGGGCCACGGTGGGGTTCTGGCGGTCCTGGATCGAGCAGTCCACCTACACCGGCCGCTGGCGGGAGATGGTGCACCGCTCCGCGCTGCTGCTGAAACTGCTCACCCACGAACCGTCCGGCGCGATCATCGCCGCGCCGACCTGCGGGCTGCCGGAACAGGTCGGCGGCGAGCGCAATTGGGACTACCGGCACGTGTGGATCCGGGACGCCGCCTTTTCGCTCTACGCCTTGCTGCGCCTGGGTTTCACCTGCGAAGCGGAGGACTTCTTCAGCTGGCTCACCGATCGCTTCGACGACCCCGGCGACGGCGACCTCGGCCCGTTGCGGGTGATGTACACCATCGACGGCGAACCCGCGCGCGAAGAAGAAGTCCTCGACCACTGGGAGGGCTACCGCGGCTCCGCGCCGGTCCGGATCGGCAACGCCGCGGCCCGGCAGCTGCAACTGGACATCTACGGCGAGCTGATCGACTCGATCTACCTGTTCGACAAGTACAGCGCCGGCATTTCCCACCAGGCGTGGCACAACCTCGTCCGGGTGCTGGACTGGCTGTTCGAGCACTGGGACCAGCCGGACGAAGGGATCTGGGAAGCGCGCTCCGGGCGGCAGGACCACACGTTCTCCCGGCTGATGTGCTGGGTGGGGATCGAGCGCATGATCCGCGTCGCCCGCCGCCGGGGCCTGCCGGCCGACCTCGGCCGCTGGACGAGCGTCCGCGACGAGATCTACGAGCAGATCCAGACCCGCGGCTGGAGTGCCGAGGAGAACAGCTTTTCCCAGCGCTACGACGGTTTCGCCCCGGATGCGTCGCTGCTGCTGATGCCCCTGGTGAAGTTCTGCAGTCCCACCGACCCGCGGTTCGTCTCCACCATGGCCGCCCTCGAGCGGTCCCTCGTCGTCGACAGCCTGGTCTTCCGCTACGACCCGGACGAGGCACCGGACGGGGTGGACGGCGCCGAAGGCACGTTCTCCATCTGCTCGTTCTGGTACGTGGAAGCCCTGGCCCGCACCGGCCGGGTGGAAGACGCCCGGCTGGCGCTGGAAAAGATGTTCACCTACGCCAACCACGTCGGTCTGTACGCCGAGCAGATCGGCCTGACCGGCGACCAGCTGGGCAACTTTCCCCAGGCGTTCACCCACCTGTCCCTGATCAGCTCCGCGATCAACCTCGACCGCGCCTTGGACGGGTGA
- a CDS encoding glucose-6-phosphate dehydrogenase (catalyzes the formation of D-glucono-1,5-lactone 6-phosphate from D-glucose 6-phosphate), which produces MSEIPPHVLVIFGATGDLAKRLLFPGVVQLWRAGGLPDGFRVIGTGRTSPGSDREFRDTLGRDVREFGDVDTATWDAFAGHLSFVTSDSDDGEDLAAAVRAARAELGDGARTMLYLSVPPEAMGPMVRMLGDTGLAEDARLIVEKPFGHDLASARELNETVRAVFPEERIFRIDHFLGKDAVRDLAGTVTGPVSSVRIDVPEEIDIEGRGSFMESTGTFRDMIPTHLCQVLGVLAMDPPDALDADSLHAAKLAVFRALRPFDPERTVFGQYEGYRDEDDVDPESDRETYVELDAFVDTGRWQGVPFRLRTGKALAETHIVVTAGPHRFDLADESEATPYAHLLHDALRGDRTWFNSAEEVERLWEVAAPVLDSPPPTRRYDRGSQGPRNAAGR; this is translated from the coding sequence ATGTCGGAGATCCCTCCGCACGTCCTGGTGATCTTCGGTGCCACCGGCGATCTGGCCAAGCGGCTGCTGTTCCCCGGGGTTGTCCAGCTGTGGCGCGCGGGCGGCCTGCCGGACGGATTCCGCGTCATCGGCACGGGGAGGACGTCGCCGGGAAGTGACCGTGAATTCCGCGACACCCTCGGCCGGGACGTCCGGGAGTTCGGCGATGTCGACACGGCGACCTGGGATGCCTTCGCCGGCCACCTCTCGTTCGTGACGTCCGACAGCGACGACGGTGAAGACCTCGCCGCGGCCGTGCGCGCGGCGCGCGCGGAGCTGGGCGACGGCGCCCGGACGATGCTGTACCTGTCCGTGCCGCCGGAGGCGATGGGGCCCATGGTGCGCATGCTCGGTGACACCGGTCTGGCCGAGGACGCGCGCCTGATCGTCGAGAAGCCGTTCGGCCACGACCTCGCCTCCGCACGCGAGCTCAACGAGACCGTACGGGCTGTCTTCCCCGAAGAGCGGATCTTCCGGATCGACCACTTCCTGGGCAAGGACGCGGTCCGAGACCTGGCCGGGACAGTGACCGGGCCGGTGTCGTCCGTGCGGATCGACGTGCCCGAAGAAATCGACATCGAAGGCCGCGGGTCGTTCATGGAGTCCACCGGCACCTTCCGCGACATGATCCCCACCCACCTGTGCCAGGTCCTCGGCGTCCTGGCCATGGATCCCCCGGACGCCCTCGACGCGGACAGCCTGCACGCCGCGAAACTGGCGGTGTTCCGCGCGCTGCGGCCCTTCGACCCGGAACGCACGGTGTTCGGCCAGTACGAGGGCTACCGCGACGAAGACGACGTCGACCCGGAATCCGACCGGGAAACGTATGTCGAGCTGGACGCATTCGTCGACACCGGGCGCTGGCAAGGCGTGCCCTTCCGCCTGCGGACCGGCAAGGCACTGGCCGAGACACACATCGTGGTCACGGCCGGTCCGCACCGCTTCGACCTCGCCGACGAGTCGGAAGCGACGCCGTACGCGCACTTGCTGCACGACGCGCTGCGGGGTGACCGGACCTGGTTCAACAGCGCCGAGGAGGTCGAGCGGCTGTGGGAGGTGGCCGCGCCGGTACTGGACTCGCCGCCGCCCACCCGGCGGTACGACCGCGGTTCGCAGGGACCGCGGAACGCGGCGGGCCGATGA
- a CDS encoding pyridoxamine 5'-phosphate oxidase family protein: MSDDDHRIVTEIARKVRTAMITSRGADGKLTSRPMTSQQVDFDGTAWFFVSRTADLVADIARDGQVNVGYAGSGSWLSLSGTASVVDDRARKNELWNEFVQAWFPNGPDDPDVVLLKVDADSAEYWNTPGGKPRALFEMAKARVTGHRPDPGDNDTVDL; this comes from the coding sequence GTGAGCGACGACGACCACCGCATCGTCACCGAGATCGCGCGGAAGGTCCGCACGGCGATGATCACCAGCCGCGGCGCGGACGGCAAGCTGACCAGCCGGCCGATGACGAGCCAGCAGGTGGACTTCGACGGCACCGCCTGGTTCTTCGTCAGCAGGACCGCCGACCTGGTCGCGGACATCGCCCGGGACGGCCAGGTCAACGTCGGCTACGCGGGCTCCGGCTCGTGGCTGTCGCTGAGCGGCACCGCGTCCGTGGTCGACGACCGGGCCCGCAAGAACGAGCTGTGGAACGAGTTCGTCCAGGCCTGGTTCCCGAACGGTCCGGACGACCCCGACGTCGTGTTGCTGAAGGTGGACGCGGACTCAGCGGAGTACTGGAACACACCCGGCGGCAAGCCCCGGGCCCTGTTCGAGATGGCGAAGGCCCGGGTGACGGGGCACCGGCCGGATCCGGGGGACAACGACACCGTGGACCTCTGA
- a CDS encoding SRPBCC family protein, protein MTTVSRTFTVGPAPDVVVPYLADFGHAEQWDPGTERCTRNDDGPVRVGSSWHNTSKIAGISTELTYTLEQLSADRIVLVGRNDTATSTETIDVVPDGSGSRLTYTNDLEFKGVAKLAAPLGKVVFEKLGNDTERQLTDVLNGLGR, encoded by the coding sequence GTGACCACCGTTTCCCGTACGTTCACCGTCGGCCCCGCGCCCGACGTCGTCGTCCCGTACCTCGCCGACTTCGGCCACGCCGAGCAGTGGGATCCCGGCACCGAGCGGTGCACCCGCAACGACGACGGGCCCGTGCGGGTCGGGTCGTCGTGGCACAACACCTCGAAGATCGCGGGCATCAGCACGGAGCTGACCTACACGCTCGAGCAGCTCTCCGCCGACCGGATCGTGCTGGTGGGCCGCAACGACACCGCGACCTCGACCGAGACCATCGACGTCGTCCCCGACGGGAGCGGGTCGCGCCTGACCTACACGAACGACCTGGAGTTCAAGGGAGTCGCGAAACTCGCGGCGCCGCTGGGCAAGGTGGTGTTCGAGAAGCTCGGCAACGACACCGAGCGGCAGCTGACCGACGTGCTCAACGGCCTGGGCCGGTAG
- a CDS encoding DUF1295 domain-containing protein, translated as MRSRRRMTPDVRNLRRVAVLSAGVVAGAQAATAVAALRAGRRDYADAVWGPGLAAVAVTSALAGRGDARRRWALAAATTAWAARLERQMLARIRGSREEDPRYTEFLDGDSTAAVVGKVFVTQGLSQLLVSVPIQLAAASALPRGRRKWLAPAGLAVMAGGALVEALADRQKARYSERGEDERPAVLDTGLWGWSRHPNYFGDSLVWDGAWLAATASPFGGWTLPAPALMSYLLMFATGAKRTERRMQDRPGYQDYRSRVAFFFPRPPRTAPTDDAR; from the coding sequence ATGCGATCGCGACGGCGGATGACGCCGGACGTGCGCAACCTGCGCCGGGTGGCCGTGCTCTCGGCCGGGGTCGTGGCGGGTGCCCAGGCCGCCACCGCGGTGGCCGCGCTGCGTGCGGGCCGGCGTGATTACGCCGATGCGGTGTGGGGCCCCGGCTTGGCCGCGGTGGCCGTCACGAGCGCGCTGGCCGGGCGGGGCGACGCTCGTCGGCGGTGGGCGCTCGCGGCCGCGACGACCGCGTGGGCGGCCCGGCTCGAACGCCAGATGCTCGCCCGGATCCGCGGCAGCCGGGAAGAAGACCCGCGCTACACCGAGTTCCTGGACGGCGACTCGACGGCGGCCGTCGTCGGCAAGGTCTTCGTCACCCAAGGGCTGAGCCAGCTGCTGGTGTCCGTGCCGATCCAGCTGGCCGCGGCGAGCGCGCTGCCGCGCGGCCGGCGCAAGTGGCTCGCTCCGGCGGGGCTCGCGGTCATGGCCGGTGGTGCACTGGTCGAGGCGCTGGCGGACCGCCAGAAGGCGCGGTATTCCGAGCGTGGCGAGGACGAGCGGCCGGCCGTGCTCGACACCGGGCTCTGGGGCTGGTCGCGGCACCCGAACTACTTCGGCGACTCACTGGTGTGGGACGGGGCGTGGCTGGCCGCGACGGCGTCCCCCTTCGGCGGGTGGACGCTGCCCGCCCCGGCCTTGATGAGCTACCTGCTGATGTTCGCCACCGGAGCCAAGCGCACCGAACGGCGGATGCAGGACCGCCCGGGTTACCAGGACTACCGAAGCCGGGTCGCGTTCTTCTTCCCCCGGCCACCGCGGACCGCACCGACGGACGATGCACGGTGA
- a CDS encoding putative zinc-binding metallopeptidase, which produces MRTFTCPECANLLFFENSACVVCGTDVGFDRESASMLRADENRRCANAELAGCNWLAADGPLCGCCALTRTRPADVDVDDTFRVAEAAKRRLLYQLDDLGLPTTPRTDDPEHGLAFDLLSSAEEPVITGHAGGVITIDLAEGDDGFREGLRAKLAEPYRTMLGHVRHEVGHWYWDVLVAGDPGEFRRVFGDERADYQEALATHYATDPGTGWTDTHVSHYAAAHPWEDWAETFAHLLHIRDTVQTAAALGVLVAGTPIAPHPGSPVDAEPEDHPRDVDALMATWVPLSRALNQLNRSMGKDDLYPFALSPAVQAKLRFVDRKLGRAE; this is translated from the coding sequence GTGCGCACCTTCACCTGCCCGGAATGCGCGAACCTGCTGTTCTTCGAGAACTCGGCCTGCGTGGTGTGCGGCACCGATGTCGGCTTCGACCGCGAAAGCGCGTCGATGCTGCGGGCCGACGAGAACCGGCGCTGCGCCAACGCCGAACTCGCCGGGTGCAACTGGCTCGCCGCCGACGGCCCACTGTGCGGTTGCTGCGCCCTGACCCGCACCCGCCCCGCCGACGTGGACGTCGACGACACCTTCCGGGTCGCCGAGGCCGCCAAGCGGCGGCTGCTCTACCAGCTCGACGACCTCGGCCTGCCCACCACGCCACGGACCGACGACCCGGAGCACGGACTGGCGTTCGACCTGCTGTCCAGCGCCGAAGAGCCGGTGATCACCGGACACGCCGGCGGCGTGATCACCATCGACCTCGCCGAAGGCGACGACGGGTTCCGGGAAGGGCTGCGCGCGAAGCTGGCCGAGCCCTACCGGACGATGCTCGGGCACGTCCGCCACGAAGTCGGCCACTGGTACTGGGACGTGCTCGTCGCCGGCGACCCCGGCGAGTTCCGGCGCGTCTTCGGTGACGAGCGCGCCGACTACCAAGAAGCCTTGGCGACGCACTACGCGACCGACCCCGGCACCGGCTGGACCGACACCCACGTCAGCCACTACGCGGCCGCGCACCCGTGGGAGGACTGGGCGGAGACGTTCGCCCACCTGCTCCACATCCGCGACACGGTCCAGACCGCCGCCGCACTGGGCGTGCTCGTGGCGGGCACGCCGATCGCGCCGCATCCCGGCAGCCCGGTCGACGCGGAGCCCGAAGACCACCCGCGTGACGTCGACGCCCTGATGGCCACCTGGGTCCCGCTGTCGCGGGCGCTCAACCAGCTCAACCGCAGCATGGGCAAGGACGACCTCTACCCGTTCGCGCTGTCACCGGCCGTGCAGGCGAAACTCCGGTTCGTCGACCGCAAGCTCGGCCGGGCCGAGTGA